CAGATTGAACGTCAGAGCTCAACAGATAGTGAAAACTCTTTTTCAAGTGAAGAAGAACAACCATCTGTTGAAAGAAGTCGAACCGTTGCAAGATCTGCAACACCCAGAAGGTCAGCTTCTCCGATGAGACGAGTCCAAATAGGACGAACAGGCCCACGCAGGTCAGCCACATTAAGTATCAAGAGTCTCAATTATTTTCCAGGTAGGGAGAAGACAGCAACTCAGAGAGATGCCGCTGTTCACGATAGTGAAGACGAAGATTTAGAGAAACCTGCTAAACAAAATGCACTGAGAATGAGCGTGCAAGATAAAATTAGTCTATTTGAAAACAAACAGAAAGATCAAGTTGTGGACACCGAGAAGCCAAAGACATTGCCAACTGCACCTGTTGCAAATAAAGCTGTACTGAGAAGATGGAGCTCAGGAATGAGCGAAAGTGCTACGCAGTGCGTCCGTGATACAAGTAACGAAACTGTTTCTCCCAAAGGCCCTGAAGATCCAGCTCCAGGAGGCAATGCGGAGTCTTGCACTCAAACTTCTATAAGTCAAAGTTCTGAAACTGCAGAAAACATCAAATCATCCTCATTCAAAAGAGGTAATGCTGATGTATTAGATGTTGAAATGGAGACTAGACAGCTTGAAATGCATCCTGCATCTATTGAATGGAATCAACAAAAGGAAGCAGAATTGAACCAATTGTTCAAGAAAATGATGGAAAGCAAGCCGGTTAGACGTCATAGTGTGAACAATGATAATAGCAAAAGCAAGAGTAATCCGAAGGAACAAAGAGGTGGATTTTATGATCATTATAAGCAAAAAAGGGATGAAAAGCTCCGAAAGGAAGCTTCTGGAAAGAAATCTGAGAAAGAATCCCAATTTAAAGAGATGGAAAAATTTCTTGATGAAAGGAAAGCCGAGATAGCTTCCACAAATGATGTCAGTAAAAAGAAGGTTGCTGCGAGTAAAGCTAGACCCCAAGTTTCTCAAAAGAATACGACTCAATTGCCAAGTTCAAGTAAGGAAACATCAAAAGCTTCTGTTGTGAAGAAAACGACAGCTGCAACCACTACTAAACCATCTCCTTTGCCTGCTACACGCAAGTCATGGCCAGCCACTCCATCACCGAGACCTACAGGAGGTTCACCTGCTAAAACTCCATCATCTGGTTCCACTCCTACTGCTAACTTGAGTAGAAAACCTCAATCTACTTCATCAGTTGTCCGTTCAAGCACAAAAGTAGAAAAGCCACAACCACGACCCAAGACTCTGAAGTCAACACCGCCTGAAGTTAAGAAGAACATTAAAACCGTAAAGGAGAAAAAGCAGCCGACGGTAACGAAAGGCACACAGACAGCAAAACCAAAATCCCGAACTCAAGCAGACATTCATGCTGCTACAGCTACCACTGCTCCTGCTAAACCCAGTTTTTACAACAAAGTTACTAAGAAAAGTAGTGTGGTCCCACTGGAGACAAAACCTTTCCTTCGTAAAGGAACTGGGATTGGTCCAGGTGTGGGTGCGGTTGTTGTCAAGAGTAAATTAGCGGTTCAACCTGAGGAACCTCTTAACACTGGAGATCTGATTCAAGCTGAAAAAAATCTGGTGGTTGATACTACTGAAATTACAAGTCCAAGTCCAAATCAGGATATGGAATGTGGACCAGCGGAATCCCTTGCCAAGTTAAACTTGGAAACACAGGTTGCCAGTCCCACTAAATGTGAGGAACCTGAGAGTCCTAGTCATAATCAATCTGATGTTTGTGTTGATGACATGTTTAAGATGATAGAGACGGTTGATAATAACATTGGGACTGAAGAAGAATCAACACTTTCAATTTCACCAACTGCATGGGTGGAAATAGAAGAGCATCACCGGGATGAGATTATTCCATGCAAAGAAAGCCCCATGCAGGTAGCTGGTCAAGCCAATCTTGCGGCATCATCTGGAGTTTCGAGTCCACGTGTTCGTCATTCTTTGTTTCAGATGCTTCTTGAGGAGACGACGAGTGAAGCTGACAGTTGTGAGTGGGGAAATGCTCAGCACCCTCCTACAATTATCAACCAAAAGGATGCACCAAAGGGATTTAAGCGCCTATTGAAGTTTGCCCGGAAAACTAAAGCTGATTTGAGTCTAACTGATGGTTCTAGCCCATCAAGCATTTTCCGGAGAGGATAAAAGATGAATCGTAAGTTAATGAATTAATTCATTCTAGTGTGGAAGAACATGCACATTAACTTCCTCTATGgtgtgttattgatatattttcagTCTCTTTTTCAGTATCAAGAGGATGGCAAGACGACTCAGACCAAGCTTTCTTGTTGTTTAGTACCGTTGAAATTGGTGAATCTATAAACACACATTCTCATATACAAGTAAACTTGGTTCTAGACTAAGATTGCTTCCTTGCAACTATTCACATTGTTATTACTTAGATTAAAGGTCAAGAAATGGTCGCCTATTCCAGCAGGGTAAATGCTTCTGGAATTTTTCATAGACGTCACAATGTAAATTAAGTGATCTTGGAGTCTTGATATGTTATATGCTTCAAGGTTGGGGCGTTGGGCACATTAGTCTttcatttgtattcttttaTTTGTATCATCTTACCGTATATTGAACGGTTGTTTCTAGCTCCAATAGTGTATATTCAACTTGTTTGCCTTCATGTGCGATATGCGATTGGTAATACTAGTTCATTTGTAAACAATGTGCATCACTTTGCTAGACGCTATCGGAACCAGTGGCCCATCAAAATCTATTTGATTGGTTATTAGGCTTTAACACCATATATCTATACACTACCTTAAAAAATTTGCAGACAATCAGCCGAACTTTAGCAAACCATATTACACCTGTTGATACCACGTTCAGTCGGTTGAAATGACCAAGGTTTTGAAATGGATCTAAATCAACAGTGAGTTGCTTATTTGCAAAACCGTAACAGACAATTGCAGCTGTTGGTGCCACTTTTAAGTCGGTTTTAACTGCAAATGTTCAGGTAAATGTCTGGATCAAAATGGTCAATTATTTGCAGCCTGGCTTGGTGTTGCTAGTTAATTACAGTCTCAATGGTAAATGAAACGGGTCCAGATCAAAACGAGTACAGTTTTTATTGTATGCAGTTCTAAACGAATATTTTTGTATCCATTACATAAACTTGGTGTTAATAAAATTGAAGTGTTAATTACtgcaaaaaatttataattacattaataatcaacTTTTCCCTGTATAAAatgtaaacttatatataagcAATCTGTAACCCCTTCTAATGATTTTCATATAAGCTATTTTTTCCCGTTTGACAAAGTGGTATAACATAGCCAAAACTGAATCGTTTAATCTATACTCACGAGATGAAACAAGAGATAATACAGGCATTCCTACTAAGTTCTCTACTAGAAGTCCTCTGGATTGCAACCCTCTTTTAGCCattcaaaagaagaaaaacataaagATCTCTACTAGAAACTATCTGTATGTGTCCAACTGAACAACTTTAGAGGCCGTACTTTAGGAATTGTAGATGAGGGAACATGACCTCTACATCTGAGCCATAGTG
The Erigeron canadensis isolate Cc75 chromosome 2, C_canadensis_v1, whole genome shotgun sequence DNA segment above includes these coding regions:
- the LOC122587375 gene encoding serine/arginine repetitive matrix protein 1-like, whose amino-acid sequence is MERRIDPDSLLDYVELQIFPTDNRYEAFVSASNRIEKVASGDLHQLLSHLPQVKDLSSKTSDSNFRILPPDDVKDAQWFTTTTLKRFLAIVGSQDILSIGNEISQLVETRKFQLSLFAKAEVDMTSSFESKNELLRAVDSRLSGLKEQIVDALFQATGARFSLKDISDLENFAHHFGAEDIRDSLQKLVEVSPLPSPKDSTIETVAFASQPSQLNPPVKYGVSPAKAAQIERQSSTDSENSFSSEEEQPSVERSRTVARSATPRRSASPMRRVQIGRTGPRRSATLSIKSLNYFPGREKTATQRDAAVHDSEDEDLEKPAKQNALRMSVQDKISLFENKQKDQVVDTEKPKTLPTAPVANKAVLRRWSSGMSESATQCVRDTSNETVSPKGPEDPAPGGNAESCTQTSISQSSETAENIKSSSFKRGNADVLDVEMETRQLEMHPASIEWNQQKEAELNQLFKKMMESKPVRRHSVNNDNSKSKSNPKEQRGGFYDHYKQKRDEKLRKEASGKKSEKESQFKEMEKFLDERKAEIASTNDVSKKKVAASKARPQVSQKNTTQLPSSSKETSKASVVKKTTAATTTKPSPLPATRKSWPATPSPRPTGGSPAKTPSSGSTPTANLSRKPQSTSSVVRSSTKVEKPQPRPKTLKSTPPEVKKNIKTVKEKKQPTVTKGTQTAKPKSRTQADIHAATATTAPAKPSFYNKVTKKSSVVPLETKPFLRKGTGIGPGVGAVVVKSKLAVQPEEPLNTGDLIQAEKNLVVDTTEITSPSPNQDMECGPAESLAKLNLETQVASPTKCEEPESPSHNQSDVCVDDMFKMIETVDNNIGTEEESTLSISPTAWVEIEEHHRDEIIPCKESPMQVAGQANLAASSGVSSPRVRHSLFQMLLEETTSEADSCEWGNAQHPPTIINQKDAPKGFKRLLKFARKTKADLSLTDGSSPSSIFRRG